Proteins from a single region of Nocardiopsis dassonvillei subsp. dassonvillei DSM 43111:
- a CDS encoding universal stress protein, whose product MADDPIPSPKVAVGVDGSASARGALEWAAAEAELRQLPLYVVHALSMPLVMSVYAGPTRFPPTEEMTAQGRRILEEAAEHVRSLRPDLRVETALGLEEPPLALLRRTGHGDLVVVGSRGMGPVRSVLAGAAGMRLAAKALCPVVVVPGTEGRAPRLSGPLRIAVGVDGSVDSRRALDFALHRAALQEGSSVVVVHSWEVPLPFATASLTESGWTPPDDLLERQSEELVSGVLAEVMDDATADVDISAVRTQRNPVDALVEAAAEADLVVVGSRGRGGVRGALLGSVSQGVMHSSPVPVVVVPRHAEED is encoded by the coding sequence ATGGCCGATGACCCGATCCCCTCCCCCAAGGTCGCGGTGGGCGTCGACGGATCGGCGTCGGCGCGCGGAGCCCTGGAGTGGGCCGCGGCGGAGGCCGAGCTCAGGCAGCTACCCCTGTACGTCGTGCACGCCCTGTCCATGCCGCTGGTCATGTCGGTCTACGCCGGTCCCACCCGTTTCCCTCCCACGGAGGAGATGACCGCCCAGGGCCGCCGCATCCTGGAGGAGGCCGCCGAGCACGTGCGCTCACTGCGGCCGGATCTGCGTGTGGAGACCGCCCTGGGGTTGGAGGAACCGCCGCTGGCGCTGCTGCGCCGCACCGGCCACGGGGACCTGGTGGTCGTGGGTTCGCGCGGCATGGGTCCGGTGCGCTCGGTGCTCGCGGGCGCGGCCGGAATGCGGCTGGCCGCCAAGGCGCTCTGCCCGGTGGTCGTCGTCCCCGGCACCGAGGGGCGCGCGCCGCGACTGTCGGGTCCGCTGCGGATCGCGGTCGGCGTGGACGGCTCGGTGGACTCCCGGCGTGCGCTGGACTTCGCCCTGCACCGGGCCGCGCTCCAGGAGGGCTCCTCGGTCGTGGTGGTGCACAGCTGGGAGGTTCCGCTGCCCTTCGCCACCGCCTCCCTGACCGAGTCGGGGTGGACCCCGCCGGACGACCTGCTGGAACGCCAGTCCGAGGAACTCGTCTCGGGTGTGCTGGCCGAGGTGATGGACGACGCCACCGCCGATGTGGACATCTCCGCCGTGCGCACCCAGCGCAATCCGGTGGACGCGCTGGTGGAGGCCGCCGCCGAGGCCGACCTGGTGGTCGTGGGCTCGCGCGGCCGGGGCGGTGTGCGCGGCGCACTGCTGGGCTCGGTCAGCCAGGGCGTGATGCACAGTTCGCCGGTGCCCGTGGTCGTGGTGCCCCGGCACGCGGAGGAGGACTGA
- a CDS encoding protein-L-isoaspartate O-methyltransferase family protein has protein sequence MDDLDALHTALVERLDTTATIRDAFAAHPRHLFIPDMVWPDATGLPLHRTSDPGRWTRLVYGSDAVTTQANDGGPGPRNEPSSSSSAPQVMADMIAAAGISEGMRVLEVGTGTGWNAAILAALVGEKGSVTSIEIDLGVAALARERLTGTGVTVRTAAEPPPGEVYDAVIATCAATRIPDGWFAAAEGAVLVLPWSPHPAAHSTPIVALAVREGRGSGPFVREAAFMRDRTQRPGDLPFPGLGQQPTPAADFPVGSVELIGSGMMTQLMLMMPGVRLGTGLRPFRGEPGRIVWMGVGQAWAYVWPDGTVTGGGDRALGEELGHAYRMLRGAGFPGLESFVLEAVAGQDSCRVGCAALEQHWDHSVSP, from the coding sequence ATGGATGACCTCGACGCGCTCCACACCGCCTTGGTGGAGCGCCTGGACACCACCGCCACGATCCGCGACGCGTTTGCGGCCCATCCCCGCCACCTGTTCATCCCCGACATGGTCTGGCCTGACGCGACCGGCCTGCCCCTGCACCGGACCTCCGATCCTGGCCGGTGGACGCGTCTGGTGTACGGCTCCGACGCGGTTACCACCCAGGCCAACGACGGCGGTCCGGGGCCGCGCAATGAGCCCAGTTCCTCGTCGTCAGCGCCCCAGGTGATGGCGGACATGATCGCCGCGGCCGGAATCAGCGAGGGTATGCGGGTGCTGGAGGTCGGCACCGGCACCGGGTGGAACGCCGCGATCCTGGCCGCCCTCGTGGGGGAGAAGGGGTCTGTCACCAGCATCGAGATCGACCTCGGTGTGGCTGCGCTGGCCCGGGAACGGCTGACCGGAACCGGCGTCACCGTCCGCACCGCCGCCGAGCCGCCTCCCGGGGAGGTGTACGACGCGGTCATCGCCACCTGCGCGGCGACCCGGATACCGGACGGGTGGTTCGCCGCCGCTGAGGGCGCGGTGCTCGTGCTTCCCTGGAGTCCGCACCCGGCCGCCCACAGCACGCCGATCGTCGCCCTTGCGGTTCGCGAGGGGCGCGGGTCGGGGCCGTTCGTGCGCGAGGCCGCGTTCATGCGCGACCGCACACAGCGCCCGGGCGACCTTCCCTTCCCCGGCCTCGGGCAGCAACCGACTCCGGCTGCCGACTTTCCCGTCGGATCGGTGGAACTCATCGGCTCGGGGATGATGACCCAGCTGATGTTGATGATGCCCGGGGTCCGTCTGGGAACAGGGCTGAGGCCCTTCCGGGGTGAGCCCGGACGGATCGTGTGGATGGGTGTTGGGCAGGCGTGGGCGTACGTGTGGCCGGACGGCACCGTCACCGGCGGCGGTGATCGTGCCTTGGGTGAGGAGTTGGGGCACGCCTATCGGATGCTGCGGGGCGCCGGGTTCCCGGGTCTGGAGAGCTTTGTCCTGGAAGCCGTCGCTGGTCAGGATTCCTGCCGGGTGGGGTGTGCGGCCCTGGAGCAGCACTGGGATCACTCCGTATCGCCCTGA
- a CDS encoding GNAT family N-acetyltransferase: MFTMRPATEADTSAVASVITARCDWMEERGLESWREAVADLAGQAAAGFMWVLEDEDRVVGCTTVTEHAPPKDWTPDEADEPSLYLFSTCTHPDYREHKPGTLIDLWAVDRAAREDRQWVRQGCFFPELAKYYQGQGFTLIREMDRTSGHLYLLARRAERIDLGQLGMTENPAV; encoded by the coding sequence ATGTTCACCATGCGTCCCGCCACCGAGGCCGACACCAGCGCGGTCGCGTCGGTCATCACTGCTCGCTGCGACTGGATGGAGGAGCGCGGACTGGAGTCGTGGCGCGAGGCCGTCGCTGATCTCGCCGGGCAGGCCGCGGCCGGGTTCATGTGGGTGCTCGAAGACGAAGACCGGGTCGTCGGGTGCACGACGGTGACCGAACACGCGCCGCCGAAGGACTGGACCCCCGATGAGGCCGACGAGCCGAGCCTGTACCTGTTCTCCACCTGCACCCACCCCGACTACCGGGAGCACAAGCCGGGCACCCTGATCGACCTGTGGGCGGTGGACCGGGCGGCGCGAGAGGACCGCCAGTGGGTGCGGCAAGGGTGCTTCTTCCCCGAGCTGGCGAAGTACTACCAGGGGCAGGGGTTCACGCTCATCCGCGAGATGGACCGGACCTCGGGGCACCTGTACCTGCTCGCGCGCCGCGCCGAGCGGATCGACCTCGGTCAGCTCGGCATGACGGAGAACCCCGCCGTCTGA
- a CDS encoding asparagine synthase-related protein, with amino-acid sequence MLRLQLTPYSEHPTWHWSGACYSTLDQRSTVIPFDHPMIEHLAATDGYRTLIVVRERVADRPACDPGVRALTPAEYDQARDAVTDWPTDVVLIETEPGLPVRVTAGAARTTPLYLAVDDTTLTGSWDMADLRGHATGINPKEAARLLIYRPRYSAETLYQGVHRLTERATAHFGGSLWITYPEPALHRTPRELAPDADVLGAFIATMDTAMDRRPWAHDTTLFHLTGGFDSGTVATRAAERHPDRFPTATLLIDGPGRAQQIRRRAEMRSRVRFANPDITLDAMEHPPLAPGCRWVSGDVVNPYEDPLHHPFTLMAHAIAQTGARTVVTGLGGDEMVALTQEEEPHQGLGEMTDALVLPWVGPRARAVLEFADDGIAPPARVNSMTLLSLESAAPTLLREGLWPVHPFADPDMVGLGEQLPFAWRELKQLQRKRMAALGMSDDVVHPAERESFAEVIQHALISHAPPLFARMLADGSPLFDDGLVDPDGLRAAAERLTAEHYQEERESKLLEVLSLHLSATAFLR; translated from the coding sequence GTGTTGCGATTGCAGTTGACCCCCTACAGCGAGCATCCGACCTGGCACTGGTCCGGGGCGTGCTACAGCACACTCGACCAGCGCAGCACGGTCATCCCCTTCGACCACCCGATGATCGAGCACCTGGCCGCGACCGACGGCTACCGGACCCTGATCGTGGTCCGCGAGCGCGTCGCCGACCGCCCGGCCTGCGACCCCGGTGTCCGGGCCCTCACCCCCGCCGAGTACGACCAGGCGCGCGACGCCGTCACCGACTGGCCGACCGACGTCGTCCTCATTGAGACCGAGCCCGGCCTGCCGGTGCGCGTCACCGCCGGGGCGGCCCGGACCACGCCCCTGTACCTGGCCGTCGATGACACGACCCTGACCGGGTCCTGGGACATGGCCGACCTTCGCGGCCACGCCACCGGCATCAACCCCAAGGAAGCCGCCCGGCTGCTGATCTACCGGCCCCGGTACTCCGCCGAGACCCTTTACCAGGGCGTGCACCGGCTCACCGAACGCGCGACCGCACACTTCGGCGGGTCCCTGTGGATCACCTACCCCGAGCCCGCCCTGCACCGGACCCCCCGCGAGCTGGCACCGGACGCCGATGTCCTGGGCGCGTTCATCGCGACCATGGACACCGCGATGGACCGCCGCCCCTGGGCGCACGACACCACCCTGTTCCACCTGACCGGCGGGTTCGACTCAGGCACCGTGGCCACCCGCGCGGCCGAGCGCCACCCCGATCGGTTCCCCACCGCCACCCTGCTGATCGACGGCCCGGGGCGCGCACAGCAGATCCGGCGCCGTGCCGAGATGCGCTCCCGCGTGCGCTTCGCCAACCCCGACATCACCCTCGACGCCATGGAGCACCCACCGCTGGCGCCCGGCTGCCGGTGGGTGAGCGGCGACGTGGTCAACCCCTACGAGGACCCGCTACACCACCCGTTCACCCTGATGGCGCACGCCATCGCCCAGACCGGCGCCCGCACCGTGGTGACAGGCCTGGGCGGGGATGAGATGGTCGCCCTCACCCAGGAGGAAGAGCCCCACCAAGGGCTCGGCGAGATGACCGACGCCCTGGTCCTGCCCTGGGTCGGGCCGCGCGCCCGCGCCGTGTTGGAGTTCGCCGACGACGGCATCGCACCCCCAGCGCGGGTCAACTCCATGACGCTGCTGTCGCTGGAGAGCGCCGCGCCCACCCTGCTGCGAGAAGGGCTGTGGCCGGTACACCCGTTCGCCGACCCCGACATGGTCGGACTCGGCGAGCAGCTTCCCTTCGCCTGGCGAGAGCTGAAGCAGCTTCAGCGGAAGCGCATGGCCGCGCTCGGCATGAGCGACGACGTCGTGCACCCGGCCGAACGAGAGTCCTTCGCGGAGGTCATCCAGCACGCCCTGATCTCCCATGCGCCGCCCCTGTTCGCCCGTATGCTGGCCGACGGGTCGCCCCTGTTCGATGACGGGCTGGTCGACCCCGATGGGCTGCGGGCCGCGGCCGAGCGGCTGACCGCCGAGCACTACCAGGAGGAGCGGGAGTCGAAGCTCCTGGAAGTCCTGAGCCTGCACCTGTCCGCGACCGCCTTCCTGCGCTGA
- a CDS encoding helix-turn-helix domain-containing protein: MRRPTPLEEVVAMFRVTNKTVRRWVRTGKLTSVRTLGGHRRYHEAEVRALLNQ; this comes from the coding sequence CTGCGGCGGCCGACTCCCCTGGAAGAGGTCGTAGCCATGTTCCGGGTGACCAACAAGACCGTCCGTCGCTGGGTCCGGACGGGCAAGCTGACCTCGGTCCGCACCTTGGGCGGACACCGCCGTTACCACGAGGCCGAAGTCCGCGCGCTGCTCAACCAATGA
- a CDS encoding helix-turn-helix domain-containing protein: MDAATRGQIIRSHRRRRGYSQTVLAGLVGRSESWLSQVERGKLPVDSHEVLSRLADVLRLPLDELTGTTEETIPVRYAPADAIERAMMRYTSLEVIVAETGGTPQAVDVERLRAEAHHTYAAYQATRYAEVGRRLPRLIRDVEAAARSRGADRPAVCSARAMVYNTAAAVLRRVGAKDLAWQAADRAMSASEWADETLLAAVGAYRLSYVFISRGNPDVAAELAMGAAHALERRMRPGTPEELSVYGGLHLAAATAAAAEYDRAAVPRFLAQAQRVADRLGQDLNLHGTAFGPTNVAIHTISTSVKTGDAKTAVAAGETLAVEHLPAGLVGRRAQVHLDVACAYAQTRQDAAAVNTLLEAERIAPELVRHDPATGRVLTELLRREHRRSTPELRPLAQRAGVS, encoded by the coding sequence GTGGACGCAGCCACCAGAGGCCAGATCATCCGCTCGCACCGCCGACGACGCGGCTACAGCCAGACCGTACTCGCTGGTCTCGTGGGCCGCTCCGAGTCCTGGCTGTCCCAGGTCGAACGCGGCAAGCTCCCGGTCGACAGCCACGAGGTGCTGTCGAGGCTCGCGGACGTGCTCCGCCTCCCACTCGACGAGCTCACCGGAACCACCGAAGAGACCATCCCTGTGCGCTATGCCCCTGCCGACGCCATCGAACGCGCCATGATGCGGTACACCTCCCTGGAGGTGATCGTCGCTGAGACCGGCGGCACCCCTCAGGCTGTTGATGTGGAACGCCTGCGCGCCGAGGCCCACCACACCTACGCCGCCTACCAGGCCACCCGGTACGCCGAAGTAGGCCGCCGCCTCCCCCGCCTCATCCGCGATGTCGAGGCAGCCGCGCGCTCACGCGGCGCAGACCGCCCAGCCGTGTGCTCGGCCAGGGCGATGGTCTACAACACGGCCGCCGCCGTCCTGCGGCGTGTCGGCGCGAAGGACCTGGCATGGCAGGCCGCCGACCGGGCCATGTCCGCGTCCGAGTGGGCCGACGAGACCCTGCTGGCCGCCGTCGGCGCCTACCGGCTGTCCTACGTTTTCATCAGCCGTGGCAACCCCGACGTGGCTGCGGAGCTCGCGATGGGAGCGGCGCACGCCCTGGAACGGCGGATGCGCCCCGGCACCCCGGAAGAGCTGTCGGTGTACGGGGGGCTGCACCTGGCGGCTGCGACGGCCGCCGCGGCCGAGTACGACCGGGCTGCGGTCCCCCGGTTCCTGGCCCAGGCCCAGCGGGTCGCCGACCGGCTGGGCCAGGACCTGAACTTGCACGGAACGGCGTTCGGGCCAACGAACGTCGCCATCCACACCATCAGCACCAGCGTCAAGACCGGAGACGCGAAGACCGCGGTCGCCGCAGGAGAGACCCTCGCCGTCGAGCACCTGCCCGCCGGGCTCGTCGGCCGCCGTGCCCAGGTGCACCTGGACGTGGCGTGCGCCTACGCCCAGACCCGTCAGGACGCCGCTGCCGTCAACACGTTGTTGGAGGCGGAGCGGATCGCCCCGGAGCTGGTGCGGCACGACCCGGCGACAGGGAGGGTGCTGACAGAGCTGCTGCGCCGAGAACACCGCCGATCCACCCCTGAGCTGCGGCCGTTGGCCCAGCGCGCCGGGGTCAGCTGA
- a CDS encoding flavoprotein produces the protein MAKTLYLVVSGAPAPEGIPDLVRRFQGDGYQVVCLSTPTGARFHDPAELEELTGEPVRVEYRMPGTGAGLPPADLVLACPLTFNSVNKFASGHADNFAVGLLCEMVGYEVPTVVVPHCKPQLASHPAFQASLRTLSSIPAVTLVYDDKAPYESRMPAWEHLHRTVRTL, from the coding sequence ATGGCGAAAACCCTCTACCTCGTCGTCTCCGGCGCCCCGGCCCCCGAGGGTATCCCTGACCTCGTGCGTCGCTTCCAGGGTGACGGCTACCAGGTGGTGTGCTTATCCACCCCCACGGGTGCCCGGTTTCACGACCCGGCAGAGCTGGAGGAGCTGACCGGGGAGCCCGTTCGTGTGGAGTACCGCATGCCTGGCACCGGAGCGGGCCTGCCGCCGGCCGACCTCGTGCTCGCCTGCCCGCTCACGTTCAACTCGGTGAACAAGTTCGCCAGCGGCCACGCAGACAACTTCGCGGTGGGGCTGCTGTGCGAGATGGTCGGCTACGAGGTACCCACCGTCGTCGTCCCCCACTGCAAGCCCCAGCTCGCCAGCCATCCGGCGTTCCAGGCCAGCCTGCGAACCCTCAGCAGCATCCCCGCCGTCACCCTCGTCTACGACGACAAGGCCCCCTACGAGTCGCGCATGCCCGCATGGGAACACCTGCACCGAACCGTTCGCACTCTCTAG
- a CDS encoding class IV adenylate cyclase, giving the protein MREIETKYRVADLEALLAALKQAGVRMSDPVYQDDQAYAPAGWRPELGQVGHTFARVRTQGSVHLLTTKTPLANAMECVEYETIVADREQMHGALLALGYEPTVRIVKHRRTGTTGPIGVCVDLVEGLGVFVELELVVDDDRDGLAAQAELDAWARGLDVALERTTDTYDTLVRTATA; this is encoded by the coding sequence GTGCGGGAGATCGAGACGAAGTACCGGGTGGCCGACCTCGAAGCGCTGCTGGCCGCGCTCAAACAGGCCGGGGTGCGCATGAGCGACCCTGTCTACCAGGACGACCAGGCCTACGCCCCCGCTGGCTGGCGGCCGGAGCTGGGCCAGGTCGGCCACACCTTCGCCCGTGTGCGCACCCAGGGCAGCGTGCACCTGCTCACCACCAAGACCCCGCTAGCCAACGCCATGGAGTGCGTGGAGTACGAGACCATCGTCGCCGACCGCGAGCAGATGCACGGGGCCCTGCTGGCGCTGGGCTACGAACCCACGGTGCGCATCGTCAAGCACCGTCGCACCGGCACCACAGGGCCCATCGGGGTGTGCGTGGACCTGGTCGAGGGCCTGGGCGTCTTCGTCGAACTGGAACTGGTGGTCGATGACGACCGCGACGGCCTGGCCGCCCAGGCCGAACTCGACGCGTGGGCGCGAGGGCTCGACGTGGCCCTGGAACGCACCACCGACACCTACGACACCCTCGTGCGCACCGCGACGGCCTGA
- a CDS encoding helix-turn-helix domain-containing protein has translation MPDYSYLLDGRPDVLTPSEVAQLFNIRPRSLHRGQWDNVLKPFRTPGGARRYPKEHIATLLNQPDESAPAP, from the coding sequence ATGCCCGACTACAGCTACCTCCTCGACGGCCGCCCCGACGTCCTCACACCCAGCGAAGTCGCCCAACTGTTCAACATCCGCCCCCGCAGCCTCCACCGAGGCCAATGGGACAACGTCCTCAAACCCTTCCGCACCCCCGGCGGAGCACGCCGCTACCCCAAAGAACACATCGCCACCCTCCTCAACCAGCCGGATGAGTCCGCCCCCGCCCCCTGA
- a CDS encoding ATP-binding protein: protein MNKPIVQAPTLPRRLCGTATKSGILLGPELGHVRIARRWAAQATRSRPSLAEPVGIAVSELVTNTLRHSASGLPGGTIRVEIERTSRHLELRVTDNGPRPGEQPSFPAVPDPEPLRPSGNGLRLVEALCSYWDWKQHSCGAITVRAVFPW, encoded by the coding sequence ATGAACAAGCCTATCGTCCAGGCCCCGACGCTTCCACGCCGACTGTGCGGAACCGCCACCAAATCAGGCATTCTGCTCGGCCCCGAACTCGGCCACGTCAGGATCGCCCGCCGCTGGGCCGCCCAGGCCACCCGCTCCCGGCCGAGCCTGGCCGAACCCGTCGGCATCGCCGTCTCCGAGCTGGTCACGAACACCCTGCGCCACTCGGCCTCCGGACTCCCCGGCGGCACCATCCGCGTGGAGATCGAACGCACCTCACGCCACCTCGAACTCCGCGTCACCGACAACGGACCCCGCCCCGGAGAACAACCCAGCTTCCCGGCCGTGCCCGACCCCGAGCCCCTGCGCCCCAGCGGCAACGGGCTGCGCCTGGTCGAGGCCCTGTGCTCCTACTGGGACTGGAAGCAGCACTCCTGCGGCGCTATCACCGTCCGCGCCGTCTTCCCCTGGTAG